From Streptomyces asiaticus, one genomic window encodes:
- a CDS encoding amino acid adenylation domain-containing protein encodes MPDNPAELPLTDAQLGVWLAERGGFGEPGAYQWAEYLELDGPVAVDLLATAVGRTAADCEAVNVRIEAAGSAAPVQWLVADVEHVVETVDLRETPDPDAAALEWMRAAMAEAGGCDAGPLFFGAVLRVSDDRTLLFHRVHHIALDGAGMALFAERVAEVYSHLCEGSPVPPSGWSGLRALVDAEKAYRGSAEHDADGDRWRERLAGRSHFPTLGAGPAAASDRSLRAGRDVPAAEFNELRDGARRLGHRWTRLFTAATAIQLHAMTGDRDVVLSLPVAGRSAELVRRVPAMTANVLPLRLRVDPAASVGRLLDEVAEELRAVRRHERYRGERLRREVDCPDDGRRFFGPVLNIQRFDRPLRFGSVTSTVRNLQAPPSEDLSFFAHDRGDGELRLDFDVNPANHGEELLRGVADRFPHVLRQVARAERDTPLARIATTTTGERRRLVALGTGAPTSAAPADTAVGRFADRVRRTPDAFAVRCAGTGERLTYRELDGRAAVLAGALVAAGAGPERTVVLLVERSVDLVVAALAVVRAGAAYVPLHRDDALPRQEAVLSDADARLLVTDRHTGGDAIVTYARDRGLRLLDVRAGSDAAADDAPAGTGASPDALACVMFTSGSTGRPKGVGITQGALAGLAADRWWSEGGADRVLLHSPHAFDAFNLELWVPLLTGGEVVVAAPGHLGPAELARTVAETGVTGLWLTAGLFHAIAAEDPACLAGVRQVWTGGDVVSPDAVRAVSQALPQLTVVNGYGPTETTVFATRYAVPELPADAVSVPIGGPLDGKRVLLLDDALRPVPPGSVGELYLGGTGVARGYVGRAGATAERFVPDPSGPPGARVYRTGDLARWSADGRLEFAGRADGQVKLRGHRIETGEIDAVLRADPRVRQAATVAQEHPGGRRLVSYVTASGGAADGLDTVALLDRARDRLPAYMLPAAVMVVDRLPLTRNGKLDRAALPALESAVAARSAGAGSAPRTPAEKLLAGLVGELLGVQDVPLDQDFFRLGGDSIQAIQLAAAAQRAGLAITTPDVFRTPTVAGLAAALADERLPAHRIALDDADDSALPLTPVMHWLRERGGTLHGFVQSLTVRTPVGITGEQVRAVVQALVDHHPMLRLSLTVTGPIWSLEVLPTVPVELNRPGPPTDPERGRMVHACWSDPGPGAAGALTLTVHHLAVDGVSWRILRDDLDTAWDAVRRGRTPRLQPTGTSFAQWAKALVGYAHHPAVLHAFAHQPPEPVEPPVAARPLDPASDAEDTRRRHTATLPGALTARLLSDATAAFDCSVQDLLLTAFALAAADWRGGPDALLVDLEGHGREEFADNLDLSRTVGWFTTLYPVVLDPGCSWAEARTDPIALDGAVAQVRSRTRDSGRAGLTHGLLRYLNPQSAPALADRPTPQFAFNYLGRFGVGGEGPWSVLADVTAAGTASDDGLTTAAGPAMSHAVELDTVITDRPDGPELVAHWSWPGGLLDATRVAGLAERWFDVLGALVGRARSRATGELPLPPLAQGLLFHSLYDHDGVDPYLVQFVFDLDGTLDAAALRDALHRLLRRHPQLSAGVRPGASGRPVQAVVPGSAVEWHERPAPEDLEDFLAADRRRRFDLADPPLMRAALLRRSADRHTFVLTTHHLLVDGWSMPILVHELFSLYAGHPLPPATPYRDFLDWLAARDARADESAWRALLASVDGPTLVGGPGRRGATGARRRTTAELDPESTARVEALAREGGLTTSVVVRLAWAVLLGALTGRDDVVFGATVSGRPAELPGAERIVGLLINTVPVRVRLDPHRPVADCLADLRAQQLSMLDHQHADLTTLQTVTGHAELFDTVVVFENYPVDDEELATLVPGLKLREVQGRDGTHYPLTLIAVPGDRLRLQLDHSTDLFDGDAAGRLLDRLRAVLDRMADDPAAPLGRVDLLLPDERADLEAPAPAPDRDTGPATLTALFSAQVRRRPAAPALTHGGTTLSYAELDARANRLAHLLIERGAGPERLVGLVLERSADLVVAILAVLKSGAGYLPLDPAYPEERIRGVLAEAGPVLVVTGVPLPVPHPQILLDGPDTAATHPAHPPAMTVDPQAVAYVIYTSGSTGRPKGVLVTHRNVVRLLAATDERFRFDADVHALFHSYAFDVSVWEMWTALGRGGRLVVVSDDVARSPRDLLALLRRERVTALNQTPSAFYQLLRAEEEAGADALPDLRVIVCAGEALEPSRVRSWHGPGRPALVNMYGITETTVHATYTELTDPEETASVVGTALPDLRLRLLDHALRPVPPGCPGEIHVSGPGVTRGYLDRPALTASRFVPDPFGAPGTRMYRSGDLARQRPDGTLEYLGRIDQQVKIRGYRIEPGEIERVLEQHPAVERAVVLADTGTDGGRLLCYAVPATRPAGTGPAETPSAGELRAHARTVLPAHMVPAFVVLVDEIPLTGNGKLDRAALPRPQTALPVSRGPENPQERLLCDLFAETLGLAEVGAEDNFFDLGGHSLLATRLINRLRAETGRELSIRTLFDAPVVADLARHLPEGAAVAPARAATAPRPERVPLSPAQRRLWFFDRFAGPNSVYNMSFAVRFTGPLRVEPLRAALGDLLDRHESLRTTVVEHHGEPYQRIRDADGLPFQTVVTSEAELPGLLAAASAHVFDLETELPVRAVLHETAPEQHVLLLLMHHIAADGWSLGPLARDLSTAYRARAAGDTPRWTSAPVSYADHTIRLLDRDPDTGVDHWRRILYGAPEVLRLPLDHPRPPLSAHRGETVPFTLDAALHARLNRLAATTRTSLFMVVHTAVAALLHRLGAGDDIPVGTPVAGRHDAALHDTVGCFVNTVVLRTDLSGAPTFAELLQRVRATDLDAFAHQEVPFERVVEAVNPPRSLAAHPLFQVMLAFQDTPAAEFDLPGLRTEPVAVHGGASRMDLLWSMRQHYTDHGGEAGIEGLLEYDTELFTPASARLMLARLERLLRAAVADPQLPVADLPVLVDGEYERLTGQGSGTDRETPGTTVAALAAAQAHRTPEAPAVLHGDTVLSHRDLAERAEHLAGALRAHGAGPGALVAVVLRRGPDLPATLLAVQATGAAYLPVDPTLPTERVTALLTDARPLLVVRDATGPAAEPVVTTGAAEPLPVPPDTAYVTYTSGSTGRPKGVVVPRAALVNLLLALREQLAVGPDDRMLASAPVGFDMCKPELYLPLITGGAMVLADLDALRDPDQLCALLDRHRVTVMQATPSLWRTLLARRPRQLRHVRAVVGGEAVPGELAGELAAATASLLACYGPTETTVWSATHPVGARTDGTVPLGRPLRNTRAYVLDGRLRPVPPGTRGELYLAGAGLATGYLGRPGLTAARFLPDPFGPAGRRMYRTGDLASWSRDGVLRFHGRTDDQVKIRGHRVELGEIEAALGGHPQVTAAAVAVHDRSADDRRLVGYVTPEDVDLGAVGAHLTRHLPDYMVPGRLLALDRLPLGVNGKLLRDQLPEPDWAAATGAEPPRDLREDLMCRQFAEVLAVPRVGPEDNFFELGGHSLLAARLTERVRAVLGLAPALRNVFEAPTPAALSRLLDGPPTASAPAHLVPFRATGAAAPVFCVHPLSGMSWSYAGLLRHIGRHHPVHGIQAEGAGGVADLPGTIEEMAERYLRLLRTVRPSGPYHLVGWSFGGLVAHAMAVRLRELGEPEGTLFLVDAVAATGAGPAEPIDEHRVHRLLLTAAGFDDDRLAPETLDFTTVSALLRREGSLFARLTEDDIARVIAVSRHNDALLRAYRPPRYAGATTYIEAAGEPRRAAPTHELWRPYAGGELTVGHVDARHHQVMQPQHVDAVGVQLAEALGRAR; translated from the coding sequence ATGCCTGACAACCCTGCCGAACTGCCGCTCACCGACGCGCAGCTGGGGGTATGGCTCGCCGAACGCGGAGGGTTCGGCGAGCCGGGCGCGTACCAGTGGGCGGAGTACCTCGAGCTGGACGGCCCGGTCGCCGTCGACCTGCTGGCGACCGCGGTCGGCAGGACGGCCGCCGACTGCGAGGCGGTGAACGTCCGTATCGAAGCGGCCGGTTCGGCGGCCCCCGTGCAGTGGCTCGTCGCCGATGTCGAGCACGTCGTCGAGACGGTCGACCTGCGGGAGACGCCCGACCCGGATGCCGCGGCGCTGGAGTGGATGCGGGCGGCCATGGCCGAGGCGGGAGGCTGCGACGCGGGGCCGTTGTTCTTCGGCGCGGTGCTGCGCGTGAGCGACGACCGCACTCTGCTGTTCCACCGGGTCCATCACATCGCCCTCGACGGGGCGGGCATGGCTCTGTTCGCCGAACGGGTCGCTGAGGTCTACAGCCATCTGTGCGAGGGCAGCCCGGTGCCGCCAAGCGGCTGGAGCGGGCTTCGGGCGCTGGTCGACGCCGAGAAGGCATACCGCGGCTCCGCCGAGCACGACGCGGACGGCGACCGGTGGAGGGAGCGGTTGGCGGGCCGGTCGCACTTCCCGACGCTCGGAGCGGGTCCGGCGGCGGCGTCGGACCGGTCGCTGCGCGCAGGCAGGGACGTGCCGGCGGCGGAGTTCAACGAGCTGAGGGACGGCGCGCGGCGGCTCGGGCACCGCTGGACCCGGCTGTTCACCGCGGCCACCGCGATCCAGTTGCACGCGATGACCGGTGACCGGGACGTCGTCCTGAGCCTGCCGGTCGCCGGCCGGTCCGCCGAACTCGTCCGCCGCGTCCCGGCGATGACGGCCAACGTCCTGCCGCTGCGGCTCCGCGTCGACCCGGCCGCGTCCGTCGGCCGCCTGCTCGACGAAGTGGCCGAAGAACTGCGGGCGGTACGCCGGCACGAGCGCTACCGGGGCGAGCGCCTGCGCCGGGAGGTGGACTGTCCCGACGACGGCCGCAGGTTCTTCGGGCCGGTCCTCAACATCCAGCGGTTCGACCGGCCGCTGCGCTTCGGTTCGGTCACCTCGACCGTCCGCAACCTCCAGGCGCCGCCGTCCGAGGACCTCTCATTCTTCGCGCACGACCGCGGTGACGGCGAACTGCGCCTCGACTTCGACGTCAACCCCGCCAACCACGGCGAGGAACTCCTGCGAGGCGTCGCCGACCGCTTCCCGCACGTGCTGAGGCAGGTGGCGCGGGCCGAACGCGACACACCCCTGGCACGCATCGCGACCACCACCACGGGGGAGCGCCGCCGTCTCGTCGCCCTGGGCACGGGCGCGCCCACCTCGGCCGCGCCCGCCGACACCGCCGTCGGCCGGTTCGCGGACCGGGTACGCCGTACCCCGGACGCCTTCGCGGTGCGCTGCGCCGGAACGGGTGAGCGGCTGACCTACCGCGAACTGGACGGGCGTGCCGCTGTGTTGGCGGGTGCGCTGGTCGCCGCCGGTGCGGGGCCGGAGCGCACTGTCGTCCTGCTTGTGGAACGCTCGGTGGATCTGGTCGTCGCCGCTCTGGCTGTGGTGCGGGCGGGCGCGGCGTACGTACCCCTGCACCGGGACGACGCGTTGCCCCGGCAGGAGGCCGTCCTGTCCGACGCGGACGCGCGGCTGCTGGTCACCGACCGGCACACCGGGGGCGACGCCATCGTGACGTACGCCCGCGACCGCGGTCTGCGCCTGTTGGACGTACGAGCCGGCTCCGACGCGGCCGCCGATGACGCGCCCGCCGGGACCGGGGCGTCACCGGACGCTCTCGCCTGCGTGATGTTCACGTCCGGTTCCACGGGCCGGCCCAAAGGGGTCGGCATCACCCAGGGCGCCCTGGCCGGGCTCGCCGCCGACCGCTGGTGGTCCGAGGGCGGCGCGGACAGGGTCCTGCTGCACTCGCCGCACGCCTTCGACGCGTTCAACCTGGAGCTATGGGTGCCGCTCCTGACCGGCGGCGAGGTGGTCGTCGCCGCGCCGGGACATCTCGGCCCGGCCGAACTGGCTCGGACCGTGGCGGAGACCGGGGTGACCGGGCTGTGGCTGACCGCGGGACTCTTCCACGCCATCGCCGCCGAGGACCCGGCCTGCCTGGCCGGTGTTCGCCAGGTGTGGACCGGAGGGGACGTGGTGTCCCCGGACGCCGTCCGCGCGGTGTCCCAGGCACTGCCGCAACTCACCGTCGTCAACGGCTACGGGCCCACCGAGACCACGGTCTTCGCGACCCGGTACGCGGTCCCGGAACTGCCCGCGGACGCCGTGTCCGTCCCCATCGGCGGCCCGCTGGACGGCAAGCGGGTGCTGCTTCTCGACGACGCGTTGCGGCCCGTGCCGCCGGGGTCGGTGGGGGAGCTGTATCTCGGGGGAACGGGGGTGGCGCGCGGTTACGTCGGGCGCGCGGGCGCGACCGCGGAGCGCTTCGTCCCCGACCCGTCGGGGCCGCCGGGGGCCCGCGTCTACCGCACGGGCGACCTGGCCCGGTGGAGTGCGGACGGTCGGCTGGAATTCGCCGGTCGCGCCGACGGACAGGTCAAGCTGCGCGGTCACCGGATCGAGACGGGCGAGATCGACGCGGTGCTACGCGCCGACCCGCGGGTCCGGCAGGCCGCGACCGTCGCACAGGAGCACCCGGGAGGGCGGCGGCTCGTCTCCTACGTGACCGCGTCCGGCGGTGCGGCGGACGGCCTCGACACGGTGGCACTGCTCGACCGGGCGCGGGACCGGCTGCCCGCTTACATGCTGCCGGCCGCAGTGATGGTCGTGGACCGGCTGCCCCTGACCCGCAACGGCAAGCTGGACCGGGCCGCGCTGCCCGCGCTCGAGTCCGCGGTCGCCGCTCGTAGTGCCGGAGCGGGCTCGGCCCCGCGCACGCCCGCCGAGAAGCTGCTCGCCGGGCTGGTGGGCGAGCTGCTCGGCGTGCAGGACGTCCCGCTCGACCAGGACTTCTTCCGGCTCGGCGGGGACAGCATCCAGGCGATCCAACTCGCGGCGGCGGCGCAGCGCGCCGGTCTGGCGATCACCACCCCGGACGTCTTCCGCACCCCCACTGTCGCCGGACTCGCCGCCGCACTCGCGGACGAGAGGCTCCCCGCACACCGGATCGCCCTGGACGACGCGGACGACTCCGCGTTGCCGCTGACGCCCGTCATGCACTGGCTGCGCGAACGCGGCGGCACACTCCACGGGTTCGTCCAGTCCCTGACCGTACGCACCCCGGTGGGCATTACCGGGGAGCAGGTCCGCGCGGTGGTGCAGGCCCTCGTCGACCACCACCCCATGCTGCGGCTCTCCCTGACCGTCACGGGCCCGATCTGGTCGCTGGAGGTGCTGCCCACCGTGCCGGTCGAGCTGAACCGGCCGGGCCCGCCGACCGACCCGGAGCGCGGCCGGATGGTGCACGCGTGCTGGTCGGACCCCGGACCGGGGGCGGCGGGTGCGCTGACCCTCACGGTGCACCACCTCGCGGTCGACGGGGTCTCCTGGCGCATCCTCCGGGACGACCTCGACACCGCCTGGGACGCGGTACGCCGCGGCCGGACCCCGAGGCTGCAACCGACCGGGACGTCCTTCGCGCAGTGGGCGAAGGCGCTGGTGGGGTACGCCCATCACCCGGCCGTGCTCCACGCGTTCGCCCACCAGCCGCCGGAGCCCGTGGAACCACCGGTCGCCGCGCGCCCCCTGGATCCCGCGTCGGACGCCGAGGACACCCGGCGCCGCCACACCGCCACCCTGCCCGGCGCGCTCACCGCGCGCCTGCTGAGCGACGCGACCGCGGCTTTCGACTGCTCGGTACAGGACCTGCTGCTCACCGCGTTCGCCCTGGCCGCCGCCGACTGGCGGGGCGGGCCGGACGCGCTCCTGGTGGACCTGGAGGGCCACGGACGTGAGGAGTTCGCGGACAACCTCGACCTGTCCCGTACGGTCGGCTGGTTCACCACCCTGTATCCCGTGGTACTCGACCCCGGCTGCTCCTGGGCCGAGGCGCGGACCGACCCGATCGCCCTGGACGGCGCGGTCGCTCAAGTGCGCTCCCGCACCCGTGATTCCGGCCGCGCGGGACTGACCCACGGTCTGCTGCGCTATCTCAACCCGCAGAGCGCTCCCGCTCTCGCCGACCGTCCCACGCCGCAGTTCGCCTTCAACTACCTGGGCCGCTTCGGCGTCGGCGGCGAAGGCCCCTGGTCGGTGCTGGCCGACGTGACCGCCGCCGGGACCGCCTCGGATGACGGCCTGACGACCGCGGCCGGGCCGGCCATGAGCCACGCCGTCGAGCTGGACACGGTGATCACCGACCGCCCGGACGGGCCCGAGCTGGTCGCCCACTGGTCATGGCCCGGCGGCCTGCTCGACGCGACGCGCGTCGCCGGCCTGGCCGAGCGGTGGTTCGACGTCCTGGGCGCGCTGGTCGGCCGGGCCCGGTCCCGTGCCACCGGTGAACTGCCGCTGCCGCCGCTGGCCCAGGGCCTGCTCTTCCACTCGCTCTACGACCACGACGGGGTGGACCCCTACCTCGTCCAGTTCGTCTTCGACCTCGACGGGACACTGGACGCCGCCGCGTTGCGGGACGCGCTGCACCGCCTGCTGCGCCGCCACCCGCAGCTCTCCGCCGGTGTCCGGCCCGGTGCGTCGGGCCGGCCCGTCCAGGCGGTGGTACCGGGCTCCGCCGTGGAGTGGCACGAGAGGCCCGCACCGGAGGACCTGGAGGACTTCCTCGCCGCCGACCGCCGGCGCCGCTTCGACCTCGCCGACCCCCCACTGATGCGCGCCGCGCTGCTGCGCAGGTCCGCCGACCGGCACACCTTCGTCCTGACCACGCACCACCTCCTGGTCGACGGCTGGTCCATGCCAATCCTCGTCCACGAACTGTTCTCGCTCTACGCCGGTCACCCGCTGCCGCCCGCCACGCCGTACCGCGACTTCCTCGACTGGCTGGCCGCAAGGGACGCCCGCGCGGACGAATCGGCCTGGCGCGCGCTGCTGGCGTCCGTGGACGGCCCGACCCTGGTCGGCGGCCCCGGCCGGCGTGGCGCGACCGGGGCACGTCGCCGCACGACCGCCGAGCTGGACCCCGAGTCCACCGCCCGCGTCGAGGCCCTGGCGCGGGAAGGCGGCCTGACGACGAGCGTCGTCGTGCGACTGGCCTGGGCGGTCCTGCTCGGCGCCCTGACCGGCCGGGACGACGTGGTGTTCGGCGCCACGGTCTCCGGCCGGCCCGCCGAACTGCCCGGCGCGGAACGGATCGTCGGCCTGCTGATCAACACGGTCCCGGTCCGGGTCCGCCTCGACCCACACCGGCCGGTCGCCGACTGCCTGGCGGACCTGCGGGCCCAGCAACTGTCCATGCTCGACCACCAGCACGCCGACCTGACGACCCTGCAAACGGTCACCGGGCACGCCGAACTCTTCGACACCGTCGTCGTCTTCGAGAACTATCCGGTCGACGACGAGGAACTGGCCACCCTGGTACCCGGCCTGAAGCTGCGGGAGGTCCAGGGCCGCGACGGCACCCACTACCCGCTGACCCTGATCGCCGTGCCCGGCGACCGACTGCGGCTCCAACTCGACCACAGCACCGACCTGTTCGACGGCGACGCGGCCGGCCGTCTGCTCGACCGCCTGCGCGCCGTCCTCGACCGGATGGCCGACGACCCGGCGGCACCACTGGGACGCGTCGACCTGCTGCTGCCCGACGAGCGCGCCGACCTCGAAGCCCCCGCCCCCGCCCCGGACCGGGACACCGGGCCGGCCACGCTGACCGCCCTGTTCTCCGCGCAGGTGCGCCGCCGGCCGGCAGCCCCGGCCCTCACCCACGGCGGCACCACCCTGTCCTACGCGGAACTCGACGCGCGCGCCAACCGTCTCGCCCACCTTCTGATCGAGCGCGGCGCGGGACCGGAGCGCCTGGTCGGCCTGGTGCTGGAGCGTTCGGCGGACCTCGTCGTCGCGATCCTGGCAGTGCTGAAGTCGGGAGCGGGCTATCTGCCCCTGGACCCGGCGTACCCCGAGGAGCGCATCCGGGGGGTGCTCGCGGAAGCCGGCCCCGTGCTCGTCGTGACGGGTGTCCCGCTGCCGGTCCCGCACCCGCAGATCCTCCTCGACGGCCCCGACACGGCCGCCACCCACCCGGCGCACCCGCCCGCCATGACCGTGGACCCCCAGGCGGTCGCCTACGTCATCTACACCTCCGGTTCCACCGGCCGGCCCAAGGGCGTCCTGGTCACCCACCGCAATGTCGTACGGCTGCTGGCCGCGACCGACGAGCGGTTCCGGTTCGACGCCGACGTACACGCCCTGTTCCACTCCTACGCCTTCGACGTCTCCGTCTGGGAGATGTGGACCGCTCTCGGCCGCGGCGGGCGGCTGGTGGTGGTGTCGGACGACGTGGCCCGCTCGCCCAGGGACCTCCTGGCGCTGCTGCGCCGGGAGCGAGTCACCGCCCTGAACCAGACTCCCTCGGCCTTCTACCAGCTCCTGCGGGCCGAGGAGGAGGCCGGCGCGGACGCCCTGCCCGACCTGCGGGTGATCGTATGCGCGGGGGAGGCGCTGGAACCGTCCCGCGTCCGCTCCTGGCACGGCCCGGGCCGGCCCGCCCTGGTCAACATGTACGGGATCACCGAGACCACCGTCCACGCGACGTACACCGAGCTGACCGACCCCGAAGAGACCGCGAGCGTCGTCGGCACCGCGCTGCCGGACCTCCGCCTGCGGCTGCTGGATCACGCGCTACGACCGGTGCCGCCGGGCTGCCCCGGCGAGATCCACGTATCCGGCCCCGGCGTGACCCGCGGCTATCTGGACCGGCCGGCGCTCACCGCGAGCCGGTTCGTCCCCGATCCGTTCGGCGCGCCCGGTACCCGGATGTACCGCTCCGGGGACCTGGCGCGGCAGCGACCGGACGGCACGCTGGAGTACCTCGGACGGATCGACCAGCAGGTGAAGATCCGCGGTTACCGGATCGAGCCCGGAGAGATCGAGCGCGTCCTCGAACAGCACCCGGCCGTGGAGCGGGCCGTGGTGCTCGCCGACACCGGCACCGACGGCGGCCGCCTGCTCTGCTACGCCGTCCCGGCCACGCGGCCGGCCGGGACCGGCCCGGCCGAGACGCCGTCGGCCGGGGAACTGCGCGCCCACGCCCGCACGGTGCTGCCCGCGCACATGGTGCCCGCCTTCGTCGTCCTTGTCGACGAGATCCCGCTGACCGGGAACGGCAAGCTGGACCGCGCCGCCCTGCCGCGCCCGCAGACCGCCCTGCCGGTGAGCCGCGGGCCGGAGAACCCGCAAGAACGGCTGCTGTGCGACCTGTTCGCCGAGACCCTGGGACTGGCCGAGGTCGGCGCCGAGGACAACTTCTTCGACCTCGGCGGGCACTCGCTGCTCGCCACCCGTCTGATCAACCGGCTGCGCGCGGAGACCGGCCGCGAGCTGAGCATCCGCACCCTGTTCGACGCCCCGGTCGTCGCCGACCTGGCACGCCACCTCCCGGAGGGCGCCGCCGTGGCTCCCGCCCGGGCGGCCACCGCCCCGCGACCGGAGCGTGTACCGCTCTCGCCCGCGCAGCGGCGGCTGTGGTTCTTCGACCGGTTCGCCGGCCCCAACTCCGTGTACAACATGTCCTTCGCCGTCCGGTTCACCGGGCCGCTGCGGGTGGAACCCCTGCGGGCGGCCCTCGGCGACCTGCTGGACAGGCACGAGAGCCTGCGCACCACCGTGGTGGAACACCACGGCGAGCCGTACCAGCGGATCCGCGACGCCGACGGCCTGCCGTTTCAGACGGTGGTCACCTCGGAGGCGGAACTGCCCGGACTGCTCGCCGCCGCGTCCGCGCACGTCTTCGACCTGGAGACAGAACTCCCGGTCCGCGCAGTGCTCCACGAGACCGCGCCCGAGCAGCACGTACTCCTGCTCCTGATGCACCACATCGCCGCCGACGGCTGGTCGCTCGGTCCGCTGGCCCGTGACCTGTCCACCGCCTACCGGGCCCGTGCCGCGGGCGACACCCCGCGGTGGACGAGCGCACCCGTGAGCTACGCGGACCACACGATCCGCCTGCTCGACCGCGACCCGGACACCGGCGTCGACCACTGGAGGCGGATCCTGTACGGCGCCCCGGAGGTGCTGCGGCTGCCGCTGGACCACCCCCGGCCGCCGCTCTCCGCACACCGCGGGGAGACCGTCCCCTTCACACTCGACGCCGCGCTGCACGCCCGCCTGAACCGGCTCGCCGCGACCACCAGGACCAGCCTGTTCATGGTGGTGCACACCGCGGTCGCCGCACTGCTGCACCGGCTCGGGGCGGGTGATGACATCCCCGTCGGCACACCCGTCGCAGGACGGCACGACGCCGCGCTGCACGACACCGTGGGCTGCTTCGTCAACACCGTGGTGCTGCGCACCGACCTGAGCGGCGCGCCGACGTTCGCCGAACTCCTCCAGCGGGTACGCGCCACCGACCTCGACGCCTTCGCACACCAGGAGGTCCCCTTCGAGCGGGTGGTCGAGGCCGTCAACCCGCCGCGCTCCCTCGCCGCCCACCCCCTCTTCCAGGTGATGCTGGCGTTCCAGGACACCCCGGCGGCCGAGTTCGACCTGCCGGGCCTGCGGACGGAACCGGTCGCCGTGCACGGCGGCGCCTCCCGGATGGACCTGCTGTGGAGCATGCGGCAGCACTACACGGACCACGGTGGCGAGGCCGGGATCGAGGGTCTTCTGGAGTACGACACCGAACTGTTCACCCCCGCGTCCGCGCGCCTGATGCTCGCCCGCCTGGAGAGGCTGCTCCGCGCGGCCGTGGCCGATCCTCAGCTCCCCGTCGCCGACTTGCCGGTGCTCGTCGACGGCGAGTACGAGCGGCTGACCGGGCAGGGGAGCGGCACCGACCGCGAGACGCCCGGCACCACCGTGGCGGCGCTCGCCGCGGCCCAGGCACACCGCACCCCGGAGGCACCCGCTGTCCTGCACGGCGACACCGTGCTCAGCCACCGGGACCTGGCCGAGCGGGCGGAACACCTCGCCGGGGCACTCCGCGCGCACGGCGCGGGGCCCGGCGCCCTGGTCGCCGTGGTGCTGCGCCGGGGCCCCGACCTGCCCGCCACCCTCCTCGCCGTCCAGGCGACCGGCGCCGCCTACCTGCCCGTCGACCCCACCCTGCCGACCGAGCGCGTCACGGCGCTCCTGACCGACGCCCGACCCCTCCTCGTGGTGCGCGACGCCACCGGACCCGCCGCCGAACCCGTTGTCACGACCGGGGCGGCCGAGCCGCTGCCGGTGCCACCGGACACCGCGTACGTCACGTACACCTCGGGCTCCACCGGGCGGCCCAAGGGCGTCGTCGTGCCACGGGCCGCGCTGGTGAACCTGCTGCTCGCCCTGCGCGAGCAGCTCGCGGTCGGCCCCGACGACCGGATGCTGGCCTCCGCACCCGTCGGCTTCGACATGTGCAAGCCCGAGTTGTACCTGCCGCTGATCACCGGCGGTGCCATGGTCCTCGCCGACCTGGACGCGCTGCGCGACCCCGACCAGCTGTGCGCGCTGCTCGACCGGCACCGCGTCACCGTGATGCAGGCGACCCCGTCGCTCTGGCGGACGCTCCTGGCACGACGACCGCGACAACTGCGCCACGTGCGCGCCGTGGTCGGCGGCGAGGCGGTCCCCGGGGAACTCGCCGGTGAGCTGGCCGCCGCCACCGCGTCGCTGCTCGCCTGCTACGGCCCGACCGAGACCACCGTCTGGTCCGCCACCCACCCGGTCGGCGCGCGGACCGACGGCACCGTGCCGCTCGGCCGACCGCTGCGCAACACCCGCGCTTACGTCCTCGACGGCCGGCTGCGCCCCGTCCCCCCGGGCACGAGAGGCGAGCTGTACCTGGCCGGCGCGGGCCTGGCGACCGGCTACCTCGGTCGCCCCGGCCTGACGGCCGCCCGCTTCCTGCCGGACCCCTTCGGACCGGCCGGTCGGCGGATGTACCGCACCGGCGACCTCGCGTCATGGAGCCGCGACGGGGTGCTCCGCTTCCACGGCCGGACCGACGACCAGGTGAAGATCCGCGGTCACCGCGTCGAACTCGGCGAGATCGAAGCCGCGCTGGGCGGGCATCCGCAGGTCACGGCCGCCGCAGTCGCCGTGCACGACCGCAGTGCCGATGACCGCCGGCTCGTCGGCTACGTCACCCCCGAAGACGTGGATCTGGGCGCGGTCGGGGCGCACCTGACCCGGCACCTGCCGGACTACATGGTGCCCGGCCGGCTGCTCGCCCTGGACCGGCTGCCCCTCGGCGTCAACGGAAAGCTGCTGCGCGACCAGTTGCCCGAGCCCGACTGGGCGGCCGCCACCGGCGCCGAGCCGCCGCGCGATCTCCGTGAGGATCTGATGTGCCGCCAGTTCGCCGAGGTGCTCGCCGTACCGAGAGTCGGCCCCGAGGACAACTTCTTCGAACTCGGCGGCCACTCGCTGCTCGCCGCCCGGCTGACCGAGCGGGTACGCGCCGTCCTCGGCCTCGCACCCGCCCTCCGGAACGTCTTCGAGGCCCCCACCCCGGCCGCCCTGAGCCGATTGCTCGACGGGCCGCCGACCGCGTCCGCCCCCGCACACCTCGTGCCCTTCCGGGCCACCGGAGCGGCCGCGCCGGTGTTCTGTGTCCACCCGCTGAGCGGGATGAGCTGGAGTTACGCCGGCCTGCTGCGGCACATCGGCCGGCACCACCCGGTCCACGGCATCCAGGCCGAGGGCGCCGGGGGAGTGGCGGACCTGCCCGGCACGATCGAGGAGATGGCCGAGCGCTACCTGCGGCTGCTGCGCACGGTCCGCCCGTCCGGCCCGTACCACCTGGTCGGCTGGTCCTTCGGCGGACTGGTGGCGCACGCCATGGCGGTCCGGCTGCGGGAACTCGGCGAGCCCGAAGGGACGCTGTTCCTGGTCGACGCCGTCGCCGCCACCGGGGCCGGGCCCGCCGAGCCCATCGACGAGCACCGTGTGCACCGGCTGCTGCTGACGGCCGCCGGGTTCGACGACGACCGCCTCGCCCCGGAGACCCTCGACTTCACCACCGTCTCGGCACTGCTGCGCCGCGAGGGCAGCCTCTTCGCCCGCCTCACCGAGGACGACATCGCCCGCGTCATCGCCGTCTCCCGGCACAACGACGCCCTGCTGCGCGCCTACCGCCCCCCACGCTACGCGGGCGCCACCACCTACATCGAGGCCGCCGGCGAACCCCGGCGCGCGGCGCCCACGCACGAACTGTGGCGGCCGTACGCCGGCGGCGAGCTGACCGTAGGGCACGTCGACGCACGACACCACCAAGTGATGCAGCCCCAGCACGTGGACGCCGTCGGCGTCCAGCTCGCCGAAGCCCTCGGGAGGGCCCGTTGA